The region CCCGAGTCCACAATGGAAGTGGCGATTGCTGTTACTGCTGCAGCGAACAAAAATGCAATTCCCCATCCGCCAAGACCTAACCCTGATACTACAATATTTTGAGTTACTGAAATAAATATCAAAATCAATCCAATAGCAAATACAATAATTGCTGGTATGTATATTGTATATTTACTGTAGGATGAAGCCTTGCTGATGATGATGTTTAAAACCATTAAAACAATTAACGCCACCAGTCCAATAAGAAGGGCAGTACCAAACATCAAAATCACCTCATCTTTCTATATCAAATTTACTTCCAGTTTACCTAGTAACAATTATAAAGTCAATTTAATTCATGTCTGCTTTTACTTCATGATACCGTACATATCATCGAGTTTCTCACTTATATATGTTTGACTCTCCTCCACCCCAAGATTATAGAATGCAGGAGCAATTTCCTCCATGATAAAATCCAGCAGCAGCATAGCTGCAAGATTACCGATATCTTCCCCGCGTTCCGTTTCAAAGTATCCCCTGATTGCCTCAGCCATATCGTCTTTCTTTTCCATTGGTATGTCGAACTTTGATTTCATATATTTCTCCTCCTTCAACAGTTTTTGCAACTTCCCAAAAAATTATGTTGTTCGACTTCACCTTATAATATATTTTGCATTCGGAAAAGGATTTTTCAATAATATGTCGAAAATTACATATAACGGAGGAGGAATATCATGAAAACTTTTGAAGATTATCCATACAAAAGGCCGGACATGAAAGAAACCAGAGAAGAGTTCAACAGCCTTTTGACAGCATTATCGAATGCGGCAAACATTGATGAACAAAATGAGTCCATTAAAGCGATAAATAACTTCAGAAACACGCTGTCCACCCTTTCCAACCTGGTGTACATCCGTGCATCAATCGATACAAATGATTCATTTTACCAAAACGAACGTGACTTTTTTGATGAAGTCGACCCGGAAATTACGGAAATGAATACCATATTCTACAAAGAACTTCTCCAATCACCTTTCCGTGATAAACTGGAAGAACACTGGGGCCCCCAATTATTTCAGATAGCGGAACATGAAATTAAAGCATTCTCACCTGAAGTGATGGAATTGCTGCAAAAAGAGAACAAGTTATCATCCGAATACGCAAAGCTGGTGGCATCTGCACAGGTGGAATTTCAAGGTGAAACCTACACACTCGCTCAACTTAGTCCTTTTGCCCAGCATAAAGACCGGTCCATCCGCAAAAAGGCCATCGAAACAAGTGCTGATTTTTTTGCGGATCATGCAGACAAATTTGATGATATCTATGATCAGCTCGTCAAAACCCGTCACACGATTGCAACATCACTGGGATACAAAAATTTTGTGGAGCTTGGTTATGTCCGCATGCTGCGAATTGATTATAATGCTGACATGGTGGAAGTTTTTCGCAAACAGGTTCGTGAATCAATTGTCCCGCTCGTTACTCGATTGTACAAAAAACAATCGAAACGGATTGGTGTGGAAAAATTGAAATATTATGATGAAGCTTTTGAATTTCCAACCGGAAATGCAACCCCCAAAGGAAGCGCGGAGTGGATAATTGATAACGGGAAAAAGATGTACCGGGAACTTTCCGATGAGACAAACGAATTTTTTCAATTTATGCTGGATCATCATCTGATGGATCTGGAAGCGAAAAAAGGGAAAGAAGCAGGTGGCTACTGCACATTCATTGAAGATTATCAGTCACCATTTATTTTTTCCAATTTCAATGGAACGTCAGCTGATATTGATGTACTGACCCATGAAGCTGGACATGCTTTCCAATTTTATTCCAGCCGCAACATCGGCATTCCGGAATATCTGATGCCTACATATGAAGCAGCGGAAATCCATTCGATGAGCATGGAGTTTTTTACATGGCCGTGGATGGAGCTGTTTTTCAAAGAGGATACGGACAAATATAAGTATTCCCATCTGGCGGACGGACTGCAATTTTTGCCGTACGGTGTTGCGGTTGACGAATTTCAACATCTTGTTTACGAAAATCCGGACTGGACACCTGCTGAACGAAAGCAAGCATGGAAGCAGCTTGAGGAGACCTATCTGCCGCACCGGGATTATGATGGACACCCATACCTGGAAACTGGTGGTTTTTGGCAGCGGCAGGGCCATATTTATGATGTGCCATTTTATTATATTGACTATACGCTGGCTCAAATTTGTGCATTTCAGTTCTGGAAACGGTCACGCGAGGAAGGATCCAAAGCATGGGACGACTATTTGAATTTATGTAAGCTTGGCGGATCCAAGTCATTCCTCGGTCTGGTTGAAGCAGCTAACCTTCAGTCACCATTCGAGGATGGGACTGTTGAATCAGTTGTCCGCACAATTGAAGAATGGCTGGAGTCAGAAAATGAAAAATGGTAAGTAGAACTATCTGAAAAAAATTGGCCATCGCAATATTCAGCGGTGGCCATGCATAGCGAAATCTTATGCCATAACTTCATACCTCGTCTATTTATTTTTATTGGACATACTTGATTCAGCGATTCTGATCATGCGTTTTACCATCTCACCACCAACTGCTCCGTTTTCACGTGCAGTTGTGTCAGCACCGGGCTGAACACCGAGTTCGTTGGCAATCTCCTCTTTTAAATTCTCTACTGAGCCCTTTGCTCCGGGTACCAGCAAATCATTGTTATTGTTATCGGCCATCGCTGATCACTCCCCATGGTTTTGAAACAGAATTCAATCCTGCTTCCCTTTTATTTTCGGATAAAATCAGCAAATCTACACTTGTCAAATAATACATGTTTGCATACATCGCATAGTGAATATGCTACAATGCAAAGAGAATTTTACGACAGGAGTGATACATGATGACATATAAAATTTTATTTCTTGATATTGATGGGACTATTTTAAAACCTGACCACACCATTTCGGATCAAACAAAACAATCAATCAAAAATGTGACGGAACAAGGAGTTCAAGTGTTTTTTGCGACCGGACGTCCAATTCATGAATTGGATCAGCTTGCCGGTGAACTGGATGTCCATTCCTATATCGGATATAACGGTGCATATGCTGTACATAAAGGAAAAACCGTTTTAAATGAACCAATCAGCCGGGACATAATTCAACAGTTTCTGGACATCGGCTATAAACACGGCCATGATGCGGTCTTGTACACAGGAGATGCCAACTATTTCACAACCCTGTCCAAAACCCATGTAAACCAATTCATCGACGCATTTAAGTTAAAGCAAAATAAATTATTCACCGGCGACAAAACCGATCAGATTCTCGGCGCCACCTTATTAAATGTAAGACCCTCCGAAGAGACGCTGTATGATATTGATCCGGCGGTACACCTGTCACCGGTCCAGGCAGCAGGTGTGGAAGATTGCTACGATGTGATTCGTAAAAATGTTAATAAGGGAAAAGCTGTCGAACAGGTCTTAAAGCTGCTTGAAATTAAACCGGAAGAAGCAATCGCTTTTGGCGACGGGATGAATGATAAGGAAATGCTTGCTTCTGTTGGGGAAAGTTTTGCAATGGACAACTCGCATCCGGATCTTTTTCAACATGCCAAACACCGAACAACCTCCGTAACAGACGATGGCATTGCCAATGGGCTTAAAAAGCTGGGGTTATAAAATTAAAAAGCAGCCTTTATTAGGACTGCTTTTTTAAAAAATATCTGCCTGGAAGCTACTCCCACTCAAACGGTGTTTGCTGATAGACATAATAGTTCAGCCAGTTGGAGAACAACAAATGACTGTGTGACCGCCATATATTAGGAGGACGTTGATTCACATCGTTATTCGGGAAATAATTAACCGGGATATCGATTTCAAGCCCTTTATCGATATCACGTCTGTATTCCTCGGCAAGTGTCGTCGCGTCATATTCCAGATGACCGGTTACCATGATGTTTTTGGCATCATTGGACATAATAATAAACGGCGCACCTTCTTCAGAAACAGACAACAATGTTAACGCAGGATTATTTTCGACTGCTTCTTTAGAAATATTTGTATATCTTGAATGCGGGGCATGAAAAATTTCATCAAATCCACGCACAATTTTTACGGTTGGATCAGAAATTTGATGTTTAAAAATGCCAAAGCTTTTCTTCGGCATTGCAAATTTTTCGATTCCGTAATGATGATACAGAGCCGCTTGCGCCCCCCAGCAAATATGCAGTGTTGATGTCACATTGTCACTGGCCCAATTCATTATTTCCATCAGCTCATCCCAGTAGTTCACATCCTCAAACTCAAGATGTTCGATTGGAGCACCGGTAATGATCAGCCCATCATAGCGGCGGTTTTTAACATTTTCGAACGTTGTATAGAAATTTTCCAAATGATGACGGCTAACATGTTTTGACCGATGTGTTTCGGTTCTGAGAAAACTGATATTAACCTGCAGCGGCGTATTACCCAGCAGCCGTAATAACTGCAACTCCGTTTTTTCCTTTTCAGGCATTAAATTTAAAATCAGTATATTAAGGGGACGAATATCCTGCGTCTTGGCACGAACTTCATCCATAACAAATATCTTTTCTTTTTTTAAAGCATCACTTGCTGGCAACTCTTTTGGAACATTGATCGGCAACCCCACTCCCCCTTTTTTCTCGGATGTTTGTTTCATTATAAGATTGAAATGTCTGAATAGCAATTATTCTGAACCGTTATTTTCCAAGTTTCTTGATAAGTCGTATCAGTTGCTTTGTCTGTTCAAAATCAGTACATCGGCAGATTCGATGCATTTTAACCAAATATTTGCTGCCGCATCAAATCAACGAACCGAAAAAAGACCCCAGTTTTTTTAACTGAAGTCATTTCCTGAATTAGGCATTTGCGGAACCTTTGCCATCATGTTGTATCATGGATTCATAAATATCATCAAGTGACCATGTCTTGCCTTTATCGTCCTTATAGACAATATTTTCTTTACCGAAATGAACGGGGGAATCAAGACCGGCCGCAGCTGCAATTCGGAAAAGTCCTTTGCGCATCGTGATAACATAATTAGCGGTTCGGTATTTTTTTTCATCCACAACAAGGGCTCTTTGCAAGTCCGGGTCTGTTGTGGCCACACCGACTGGACATGAGTTTGCATGACACTGCAGCGTTTGGATACAACCAACAGTAATCATGAAACCGCGGGCTACGTTGACAAGATCCGCCCCCATGGAAAGCGCAATGGCAACCCGGTCAGGGGAAAATAACTTTCCTGCAGCAAAAATTTTCACCTTGTCCCGTACACCATATTTTTTCAGTTCGTAGTCAACAAGCGGAAGTGCCGACCGTATTGGAAGTCCAACACTGTCTGCCAGTTCCTGATACGATGCACCGGTTCCGCCTTCACTTCCATCAATCGTAATGAAATCAGGTCCGGTATTAAGTTCCTTCATATGTTTTGCCAGATCTTCCGCCTCAAAATGGCTGCCGACAACAATTTTCATCCCAACTGGCTTACCGGTATGTTCACGGATTTTGCTGATAAAATCAAATAATGACGGTATATCAGCAAATTCCGGGAAACGGTTCGGACTGTCAATTGATTCATAAGGTTCAACCATTCGAATCCGGGCAATTTCTTCGGTTACTTTTTCCCCATCAACGTGTCCCCCGCGTGTTTTAGCTCCCTGTGCCAACTTAACCTCGAAAGCTTTCAATTGCGGTATTTTACTTTTTTCCAGTAATTCATCCCAGTTGAAATTTCCTTCCTTGTCCCTTACACCGAACATCCCCGGACCAATTTGCATAATAAGATCACAACCGCCTTTTAAATGGTAATCAGAAAGACCACCCTCACCGGTATTCATCCAAGTACCTTTCGCAATGCCAAGTCCCTCGGAAAGTGCAGTTATGGCACGATCCCCCAATGAACCGTAGCTCATCGCGGACATGCCGATCTGCCCTCTTGCTTTAAAAGGATACCGGCAATTTTCCCCGATTACGATTGTATCTTCTTCATCAAGCAGGTAAACAGGAGATTCATCTTGTTCCCATTCTTCCTCCCGCTGTGAAAATAAAGGCTCTTTGATCAATAAATAACGTCCTGTAGTCTGCTTGGTTTTACGGTCCATTTTCAGCTCTTCCGATAGTTTCGGAAACATGGAATTGCGAACATAATATCCTGCTTCCTCAAAATCCCGCTGCGAACCAAACCCCATGACATCCCGCTTATATTTGGCTTTTTTTACAATATGTGCATAATCATTTCGCGAAAAAGGCTTTCCCTCTCTATCGTTGTTAAAAAGGTACTGGCGCAGTTCCGCACCTATATTCTCCAAAAAGTACCGGACCCGTCCCAGCACCGGATAATTGCGTAATACCGGATGCTGCCTCTGACTCCGGTCTTCGAAAAACAACCGTATACCGACCGCAAGCAATATAAGTAAAATCAGTGCTATCACAACAAACCCAATCACAATCAGGATACTTACTACATCCATTCGATACCACCCTTTAACATGTTATATCACTAGGATGTATCTTAAGACAGGAATTTATCCATCGCACTGTTTAGAAAACTTGAATGTCTCTAAGCCCTTAGGTGACGACCTTAAATACACTTATGCAGTTTGAAAGTATTTATGCCAGGAGAACACTATGGAACCAGTCGGAGTTTTTCTCCTTTAATATCATCTGTCACCGTCATATGATAATTCCCCTCCACCCAATCATCCATCTGGTCATGGTACCATTTACTTTTAAAATGGCCGGCCTGACCTGGTCCAACAATATGGTAACCTTTGTTCATGTCAGCTGTGTCAATAACAAACCGCCATGATGCGCCATGATCGACAATACCGGTTTCCGGGGCGTAACTGGCCGCCATCGGCGTTACACTGCTTCCGCCGACAGGAATCGGATCTTCACGATTGAAAAAGTATTCCAGTACCGGGCTAATGGCTGAAAGCGGGTGATAAAACTGTACTTTATGATAGTCGCCCCATTCCCAGGTTTTCAAATCATTCCCATATGTTTCCGTCAGCGGCTTCAATGCATGTTGTAATGCCTGATGCAATACGTTTTGCATGCCGCCCTTATCTTGAATCCACACTGATTTATTACCCTTCCGGAGAATTTTATCTGTCGTTTGTCCTTTGCCGCCAAAAAGTTCCATCACATCATCCGGGATAGCATCTTCAAATAAAATCAGCTCTATTTCCTCCATCCAGCGATGAAATATTAATGGTTGCGGGGCATCCACACTATCCTTATAGTTCCAGTTTTTTAAAAGCTTTATTGCCTGTTCGGCTGTTTTGGACAATTCCGCACCTTCCAGCGCCTTAAGAAAGACCGGTACAAATTCGCGTGCCTGCAAATTCATCTGATCCATCTGCAGTGCCATCATGTCTTTCACCGTAAAATTGCCACCTGCTTCAAGCACTTCGGCAATACGTTGGTACCGGTACGGCTGTGCCCAGACATTACTGATATGATATGGATAGTCATCACCGATGATTTTATTGTTTGCCGTCGCTATGAAGCCCTTTTCCGGGTTCACGACAGTCGGCAGCTCATCAAACGGGATAAACCCGTTCCAATTATTTTCTTTCTCCCACCCTTTTAAGGGGAGCAGTGCATTGTCGCCATCCTCATAAATTGGAATTTTTCCATTTGCTTTATAGGCGATTGTGCCATTTTTTGATGCAAACACAAAATTTTGCGCCGGCACAAGAAATTTTTCCAGTGCTTTTTCAAATTCTGACCAGTTGGATGCCTGGTTGATATCCAGTATTGCAGCAAGCTCGGTTGTTGCTTCAAGTGCCGTCCACCTTAGTGACAACACCATATCCTGTGTACTTTTATTGGCAAATTCGGAAATTACCGGTCCATGGCGGGTTATGACAACCTCGTAATCGATTGTCTTGCCACCTTTCACATGTATTGGTTCTTCAATAACTTTGGCCTTTTCCCACTCACCCTCATATAAAAACTCATGTGGATTTTCCGGATTGCGTTTTTCCATGTAAAGCTGCTGTACGTCTGGACCAGTATTTGTGACGCCCCAGGCAATATTTTCGTTATGCCCCAAAATAATTCCGGGTACGCCGGCAAAAATAACTCCGCTGACATTTACTTCCGGTGACTCCAGATGCATCTGATACCAGATCGACGGTGTCGCAAGCCCCAGATGCGGATCATTTGCAAGGAGCGGCATTCCAGACTTGGACTTTTCCCCGCTGACAACCCAGTTATTGCTGCCGTTAAATGTATGGGGAATGACTGCTTTTGCGAAGCTTTCGGCAATATCTACTTTTGTTTCATCAATTATCGTCGGTTTATTTTCCGGATAGCCTGGAAACAGCTCATACGCCTTTTCTCTTGTAAAATTGTTTAATACATAATAGTTGAACGCCTGTCTTTCCCAATGCCCGCCAAGGTCAAACGCCATATATTTTCCTATCGTTAACGAGTCGATCGGCGTCCATTTATCCGGCTCGGTCCCCATCAGCGTAAATTCCACCGGCAAACTGTTATTTTCTTTAGCCCGTCTGATATAGGCATTAACACCGTCACTAAACCACTTGAGTATCTGTTTATCCTTATCTGAGTACACTGCATATGACTTCTTTGCTGCCCGTCTTAATCCAAGTGTTCGGAAATATTTATCCTGATCAACAACTGCCTCCCCGACAACTTCACTTAACGTTCCAGATGCCTGTCTGCGTGATAACTCCATTTGGAACATTCTGTTTTGTGCTTGAATAAACCCTTGTGCCAGGTACAAATCATGGGCGTTTTCAGCTTTTATATGCGGAACCCCATTTTCATCCGTTATTACAGTGACCTCTTCATGCAGACCCGGCAATTCAATCGTACCTTCTGTCTCTGCCAATGACCGGTTCATAAAGGCGTTTACTGTAAAGAAAAGAATACTGCTTATCACCAACAGTATTCCAAGCGCAATCAGCATGATTTTTTTCCAATTTCGTTTTTTTACCGGTTCTACTGATTCATTCTCTATTATCTCCATCAGAATCCCCCCATGTTTAATCAGCCACTACTATATATAAATTCGGCAACTACTGAAAAAATTCCTGCTTAAACATGGGAACATTACTGTTTACGTTACTGGACATTAACGGTTTTCCAAACATTGAATAAACCATCCGTAATCCTGTCAACTACTTCATCATCCGTATCGTACTTGGCATGGGATAGCGGGTTCCAGCTTGTCAGCAGGCCGCCGGCATTCACCTCTATATCAGCTGTCACTGCCTGATTGTACGCATCGTTCAGACCTTTGAGCGGATATGCCAGAATATCATCTTTATCATAGAAGTTCAGCCATTCACCTGTTAGCCCGGGATAGTGATTCGTAATATTGGGCGACGGCACTGTAATCGGCGAACCAAAATCAATATAACGAAGCGACCAGAGTGCCATTGGACTGCCAAGTGAATAAAATAATGCCATCGTTTCACATTTTTCAATTGGGGTATCGTCGGAACTCTGCTTCGTTAATGCCCGGATATTACTTCTTCTGTACTGCAAATCATAGAAAAAATTACTTGCGACTATCGTCCCCAGACTGTGACAAATCACGCAGAGTGGTGCCTTTGCTCCCACACGTTCTTTGAGTTGGCGGATGGATTTTGCGACCAGCGTATGCACTTTATCATAATTTTGTCCGCCTGCAATTGTCGGCTGGTAAGCAACTGCATCCGACAAAAATTCAATGACAAACCGTCGCAATCGACCGAAATCAAGATCTGCATCCTGCTGCATATTATGCCAGAGTTCATGTTGCTCCTTTTCAAATACAGCCGACCAGAACACCGGTTCAAACTCCAGATCCACTTCGTCCAGCTTGCATTTTTTCAAGAAAGAATCCGAAATCCGCTTTATCATTTTTTTAGCAAAATTACGATCTGGGGTTCCTGCACCATGCAAAATAAGCACACCAACTTTTTGCCTCATACACACCCTCCATTTCTATGATTCTGTTCTAGCATATTCCGATAAGATTGCAAACTTTTCATTTTTGCTGTTTTTTTTTGAAGGACTTTTGCAATTGAACCAGAATTAATACCACAGAGGGGATTCGACTGGTGATTAATTCCGAAATCAATATTGCAAATTAATAAAACAGCATTATTAATATCCCTATACCCCATCATAGCAAAATGTAAAATAAAGTAAGTAATTAAATTGCAATCGAATTGTAAGATTATTTGCCTGAAATGCGGTAATAGAATATATAGAAAGGTATATTGCGTTATATAACCAATTGTAAAGGATGATTCATATGAAAGGTATCATACTTGCAGGTGGAAACGGTACCAGATTATCACCAAGCACGACCAGCATCAACAAGCACCTTCTTGCTGTATTTGACAAACCGATGATTTATTACCCGCTTTCGGTTCTGATGCTGGGTGGTATTAAAGACATTCTGATTATCAGTACTCCGGAAGATAAGCCGCGGTTCAAAAATCTCCTTGGCGATGGATCAGCATTTGGCATTAAGCTTACACACATGGAACAGTCCGAACCAAATGGTATTCCGGAAGCTTTTGTCCTTGCTGAAGACTTTATCGGTAATGATGATGTAACGCTGATTCTGGGTGATAATATTTTTTACGGTCAGGGATTTACGACTCTGTTCCGGCGTGCACTGGATAACCACCGGCATGCAACAGTATTCGGTTATCGTGTAAAGGATCCCGAGCGATTTGGGGTAGTCGAGTTTGATCACAGACAGAAGGCGGTCTCACTGGAAGAAAAACCAGCTGATCCAAAATCAGATTTTGCGGTTACCGGATTGTATATATATGATTCGCAGGCAGTTAACATTGCCAAACGACTGACACCTTCCAATCGGGGGGAGCTGGAAATTACCGATCTGAACAATCAATACCTGAAAAGCGGCCGGCTTGACGTGCAGCTGCTGGGCAGAGGGTTTGCCTGGATGGATACCGGAACACACGAATCATTGTTTGATGCTGCCGAATTTGTAAAAATAACGCAGCAACGACAAGGGTTTAAGCTTGCCTGCCTTGAAGAAATCAGTTACTACATGGGTTATATAAGCCAGCATGAATTATTTAAAAAAGGTAAAGCAATGGAAAAAACCGATTACGGTCAATATTTGCTGGAAATCGCCACACGTAAACACACACAGCAATACTGGGAAGAAATTGACCGAAACCCAATGTTAGGAATGGTGGAAAATGAATAACACACTGCTCGTTACAGGTAGTTCCGTTTTTATCGGATCTAACCTTCATCGCGTACAATTTAAATTATGGAGCACACTGGGCTG is a window of Virgibacillus ihumii DNA encoding:
- a CDS encoding DUF2164 domain-containing protein translates to MKSKFDIPMEKKDDMAEAIRGYFETERGEDIGNLAAMLLLDFIMEEIAPAFYNLGVEESQTYISEKLDDMYGIMK
- a CDS encoding M3 family oligoendopeptidase, encoding MKTFEDYPYKRPDMKETREEFNSLLTALSNAANIDEQNESIKAINNFRNTLSTLSNLVYIRASIDTNDSFYQNERDFFDEVDPEITEMNTIFYKELLQSPFRDKLEEHWGPQLFQIAEHEIKAFSPEVMELLQKENKLSSEYAKLVASAQVEFQGETYTLAQLSPFAQHKDRSIRKKAIETSADFFADHADKFDDIYDQLVKTRHTIATSLGYKNFVELGYVRMLRIDYNADMVEVFRKQVRESIVPLVTRLYKKQSKRIGVEKLKYYDEAFEFPTGNATPKGSAEWIIDNGKKMYRELSDETNEFFQFMLDHHLMDLEAKKGKEAGGYCTFIEDYQSPFIFSNFNGTSADIDVLTHEAGHAFQFYSSRNIGIPEYLMPTYEAAEIHSMSMEFFTWPWMELFFKEDTDKYKYSHLADGLQFLPYGVAVDEFQHLVYENPDWTPAERKQAWKQLEETYLPHRDYDGHPYLETGGFWQRQGHIYDVPFYYIDYTLAQICAFQFWKRSREEGSKAWDDYLNLCKLGGSKSFLGLVEAANLQSPFEDGTVESVVRTIEEWLESENEKW
- a CDS encoding alpha/beta-type small acid-soluble spore protein produces the protein MADNNNNDLLVPGAKGSVENLKEEIANELGVQPGADTTARENGAVGGEMVKRMIRIAESSMSNKNK
- a CDS encoding HAD family hydrolase; amino-acid sequence: MMTYKILFLDIDGTILKPDHTISDQTKQSIKNVTEQGVQVFFATGRPIHELDQLAGELDVHSYIGYNGAYAVHKGKTVLNEPISRDIIQQFLDIGYKHGHDAVLYTGDANYFTTLSKTHVNQFIDAFKLKQNKLFTGDKTDQILGATLLNVRPSEETLYDIDPAVHLSPVQAAGVEDCYDVIRKNVNKGKAVEQVLKLLEIKPEEAIAFGDGMNDKEMLASVGESFAMDNSHPDLFQHAKHRTTSVTDDGIANGLKKLGL
- the metA gene encoding homoserine O-acetyltransferase MetA yields the protein MPINVPKELPASDALKKEKIFVMDEVRAKTQDIRPLNILILNLMPEKEKTELQLLRLLGNTPLQVNISFLRTETHRSKHVSRHHLENFYTTFENVKNRRYDGLIITGAPIEHLEFEDVNYWDELMEIMNWASDNVTSTLHICWGAQAALYHHYGIEKFAMPKKSFGIFKHQISDPTVKIVRGFDEIFHAPHSRYTNISKEAVENNPALTLLSVSEEGAPFIIMSNDAKNIMVTGHLEYDATTLAEEYRRDIDKGLEIDIPVNYFPNNDVNQRPPNIWRSHSHLLFSNWLNYYVYQQTPFEWE
- a CDS encoding FMN-binding glutamate synthase family protein, with amino-acid sequence MDVVSILIVIGFVVIALILLILLAVGIRLFFEDRSQRQHPVLRNYPVLGRVRYFLENIGAELRQYLFNNDREGKPFSRNDYAHIVKKAKYKRDVMGFGSQRDFEEAGYYVRNSMFPKLSEELKMDRKTKQTTGRYLLIKEPLFSQREEEWEQDESPVYLLDEEDTIVIGENCRYPFKARGQIGMSAMSYGSLGDRAITALSEGLGIAKGTWMNTGEGGLSDYHLKGGCDLIMQIGPGMFGVRDKEGNFNWDELLEKSKIPQLKAFEVKLAQGAKTRGGHVDGEKVTEEIARIRMVEPYESIDSPNRFPEFADIPSLFDFISKIREHTGKPVGMKIVVGSHFEAEDLAKHMKELNTGPDFITIDGSEGGTGASYQELADSVGLPIRSALPLVDYELKKYGVRDKVKIFAAGKLFSPDRVAIALSMGADLVNVARGFMITVGCIQTLQCHANSCPVGVATTDPDLQRALVVDEKKYRTANYVITMRKGLFRIAAAAGLDSPVHFGKENIVYKDDKGKTWSLDDIYESMIQHDGKGSANA
- a CDS encoding penicillin acylase family protein, producing MEIIENESVEPVKKRNWKKIMLIALGILLVISSILFFTVNAFMNRSLAETEGTIELPGLHEEVTVITDENGVPHIKAENAHDLYLAQGFIQAQNRMFQMELSRRQASGTLSEVVGEAVVDQDKYFRTLGLRRAAKKSYAVYSDKDKQILKWFSDGVNAYIRRAKENNSLPVEFTLMGTEPDKWTPIDSLTIGKYMAFDLGGHWERQAFNYYVLNNFTREKAYELFPGYPENKPTIIDETKVDIAESFAKAVIPHTFNGSNNWVVSGEKSKSGMPLLANDPHLGLATPSIWYQMHLESPEVNVSGVIFAGVPGIILGHNENIAWGVTNTGPDVQQLYMEKRNPENPHEFLYEGEWEKAKVIEEPIHVKGGKTIDYEVVITRHGPVISEFANKSTQDMVLSLRWTALEATTELAAILDINQASNWSEFEKALEKFLVPAQNFVFASKNGTIAYKANGKIPIYEDGDNALLPLKGWEKENNWNGFIPFDELPTVVNPEKGFIATANNKIIGDDYPYHISNVWAQPYRYQRIAEVLEAGGNFTVKDMMALQMDQMNLQAREFVPVFLKALEGAELSKTAEQAIKLLKNWNYKDSVDAPQPLIFHRWMEEIELILFEDAIPDDVMELFGGKGQTTDKILRKGNKSVWIQDKGGMQNVLHQALQHALKPLTETYGNDLKTWEWGDYHKVQFYHPLSAISPVLEYFFNREDPIPVGGSSVTPMAASYAPETGIVDHGASWRFVIDTADMNKGYHIVGPGQAGHFKSKWYHDQMDDWVEGNYHMTVTDDIKGEKLRLVP
- a CDS encoding chemotaxis protein; the encoded protein is MRQKVGVLILHGAGTPDRNFAKKMIKRISDSFLKKCKLDEVDLEFEPVFWSAVFEKEQHELWHNMQQDADLDFGRLRRFVIEFLSDAVAYQPTIAGGQNYDKVHTLVAKSIRQLKERVGAKAPLCVICHSLGTIVASNFFYDLQYRRSNIRALTKQSSDDTPIEKCETMALFYSLGSPMALWSLRYIDFGSPITVPSPNITNHYPGLTGEWLNFYDKDDILAYPLKGLNDAYNQAVTADIEVNAGGLLTSWNPLSHAKYDTDDEVVDRITDGLFNVWKTVNVQ
- the rfbA gene encoding glucose-1-phosphate thymidylyltransferase RfbA, whose amino-acid sequence is MKGIILAGGNGTRLSPSTTSINKHLLAVFDKPMIYYPLSVLMLGGIKDILIISTPEDKPRFKNLLGDGSAFGIKLTHMEQSEPNGIPEAFVLAEDFIGNDDVTLILGDNIFYGQGFTTLFRRALDNHRHATVFGYRVKDPERFGVVEFDHRQKAVSLEEKPADPKSDFAVTGLYIYDSQAVNIAKRLTPSNRGELEITDLNNQYLKSGRLDVQLLGRGFAWMDTGTHESLFDAAEFVKITQQRQGFKLACLEEISYYMGYISQHELFKKGKAMEKTDYGQYLLEIATRKHTQQYWEEIDRNPMLGMVENE